One window from the genome of Pseudomonadota bacterium encodes:
- a CDS encoding holo-ACP synthase, whose translation MIIGIGTDIIRLSRIAEVHDKQGQRFLDRCFTAEEQALAQKRHGKDAQTAYYAKRWAAKEALAKACGTGIGERVRFQDINISNDAAGRPHISVSGSTADYIKTLCEGCPAVLHLSLSDEKDLATAFVIISAGPPQNG comes from the coding sequence ATGATTATCGGCATCGGCACAGATATCATCCGCCTGTCCCGCATTGCGGAGGTCCATGACAAACAAGGACAGCGTTTTCTGGACCGCTGTTTTACCGCAGAAGAACAGGCACTGGCACAAAAGCGTCACGGCAAAGACGCACAAACCGCCTATTACGCAAAACGCTGGGCGGCCAAAGAAGCCTTGGCCAAGGCCTGCGGTACAGGGATCGGAGAAAGAGTCCGGTTTCAGGACATCAATATCAGTAATGACGCGGCAGGACGCCCGCATATCAGTGTCAGCGGCAGCACGGCGGATTACATCAAAACACTTTGTGAAGGCTGCCCGGCTGTGCTACATCTAAGTCTCAGCGACGAAAAAGATCTGGCGACTGCATTTGTCATCATTTCCGCCGGTCCGCCGCAAAATGGATGA